One window of Oryza brachyantha chromosome 12, ObraRS2, whole genome shotgun sequence genomic DNA carries:
- the LOC102711215 gene encoding upstream activation factor subunit UAF30-like yields MSATATAIRSGELLACSVALRRAAPVAAVSFRTGRAARKAGRLAMRVVAAASAEGEAVEGGEAKGKGKGKKRAASGIMKPKPISPELQEFVGGAEELPRTEALKIIWAHIKGNNLQDPNNKKIIVCDEKLKKIFGGRDRVGFLEISGLLNPHFQK; encoded by the exons atgtcggcgacggcgacggcgatccGCTCTGGCGAGCTGCTCGCGTGCTCGGTGGCTCTGCGGAGGGCGGCGCccgtggcggcggtgtcgtTCAGGACGGGGCGGGCCGCGAGGAAGGCGGGGCGATTGGCGATGAGGGTGGTggccgcggcgtcggcggagggggaggcggtggaaggaggggaggcgaaggggaaggggaaggggaagaagagggCGGCGAGCGGGATCATGAAGCCGAAGCCCATCTCGCCGGAGCTGCAGGAGTTCgtgggcggcgcggaggagctGCCCAGGACGGAGGCGCTCAAGATCATCTGGGCTCACATCAAGGGCAACAACCTCCAG GATCCAAACAACAAGAAGATAATTGTCTGCGACGAGAAACTGAAGAAGATATTTGGAGGACGTGATCGTGTTGGATTTCTTGAAATTTCTGGGTTACTCAATCCTCATTTCCAGAAATGA
- the LOC121056062 gene encoding uncharacterized protein LOC121056062 → MARTQLANFAALLFAHAAVFAALLAAFNAAEALRVGSDGRAVLALSAAGVIVYSVALANAAAVCNLATVAAAAERGRGGLHAVLRAVLLVRGDAATAVAVALPATLATAAVEGLFQLRIARPYTLNGGRLTSSMVCEGFLIAYIHSMICVLDTVITCMVYQTCKASHSCDLLELEEKGELEA, encoded by the coding sequence ATGGCGCGAACGCAGCTGGCCAACTTCGCGGCGCTCCTGTTCGCGCACGCGGCGGTGttcgccgcgctgctggcgGCGTTCAACGCCGCGGAGGCGCTGCGCGTGGGCTCCGACGGCCGCGCCGTGCTCGCGCTCTCGGCGGCCGGCGTGATCGTCTACTCCGTGGCGCtcgccaacgccgccgccgtgtgcAACCTCGCCACGGTGGCTGCCGCGgccgagcgcgggcgcggcggcctccACGCCGTCCTCAGGGCCGTCCTCCTCGTCCgcggcgacgccgccaccgccgtcgccgtggcgcTCCCGGCGACGCTCGCCACGGCCGCCGTAGAGGGCCTCTTCCAGCTCAGGATCGCCCGGCCGTACACGCTCAACGGCGGTAGGCTGACATCATCAATGGTTTGTGAAGGGTTCTTGATTGCATACATCCACTCCATGATCTGTGTTCTTGACACTGTCATCACCTGCATGGTGTACCAAACCTGCAAGGCCAGCCATTCTTGTGATCTCTTGGAGctggaggagaaaggggaATTGGAAGCCTGA
- the LOC102704575 gene encoding protein TRIGALACTOSYLDIACYLGLYCEROL 5, chloroplastic-like has product MVVNNFTGPGIGLGFGIGCGFGVGWGFGGMPLNMFGLGIGGGCGVGLGLGWGFGKAYGCQYRSSRVQFQGIEFQKKTEGDEASNLVCPDRVKKSRPYG; this is encoded by the exons atggTGGTGAACAACTTCACCGGCCCCGGGATCGGGCTGG GGTTCGGCATCGGGTGCGGGTTCGGCGTGGGATGGGGGTTCGGAG GAATGCCTCTGAATATGTTTGGCTTGGGCATCG GTGGCGGATGCGGAGTTGGTCTTGGGCTAGGGTGGGGCTTTGGCAAAGCTTATGGTTGTCAGTATCGATCTTCTAGAGTCCAGTTTCAGGGCATTGAGTTTCAGAAGAAGACTGAAGGAGATGAAGCATCAAACCTTGTTTGTCCAGATCGTGTTAAAAAATCTCGTCCTTATGGGTAG